A genomic window from Hyla sarda isolate aHylSar1 chromosome 10, aHylSar1.hap1, whole genome shotgun sequence includes:
- the LOC130294511 gene encoding heat shock protein 30C-like, producing MFPLSLLQSSHSPLCVQPPLPLWPAASHIIFAQLEDDMRNMRNDLERRMQQVNQAYQVLDMDMRRRAAQSPRPEGESSSVRKEGKENYELTLDIGGFSPEELTVKTEGRRLIVSGKHDKKKEDEHGGYFHEYREWRREAELPEDVNPEDLLCSLSKDGRLHFQGPRRALPPAPERPIPITVEGQQNPPEIQNSQHNGEQNPPEIQNSQPYGEQNPLEIQNSQPYGEQNPLEIQNSQPHGEQNPPEIQNNQRNGEQNPPEIQNS from the coding sequence ATGTTTCCTCTCAGCCTCCTCCAGTCCTCGCACAGTCCTCTGTGTGTCcagcctcccctccccctctggcCGGCAGCCTCACACATCATCTTCGCACAGCTGGAAGACGACATGAGGAATATGAGGAACGACCTGGAGAGGAGAATGCAGCAGGTCAACCAGGCATATCAGGTCCTGGACATGGACATGAGAAGAAGAGCCGCCCAGAGCCCACGTCCTGAGGGCGAATCCTCCTCTGTGAGGAAGGAAGGGAAGGAGAACTATGAGCTCACCCTGGACATCGGGGGCTTTTCTCCTGAGGAGCTGACGGTGAAGACAGAAGGCAGGAGACTGATTGTGTCCGGGAAACATGACAAGAAGAAGGAGGATGAGCATGGCGGCTACTTCCATGAGTACAGAGAGTGGAGGAGAGAAGCCGAGCTCCCGGAGGACGTCAATCCTGAGGACCTGCTCTGCTCCCTGTCCAAGGACGGACGCCTCCACTTCCAGGGTCCTCGCCGGGCGCTGCCACCTGCCCCAGAGAGGCCGATACCCATCACTGTAGAGGGGCAACAGAACCCCCCGGAGATCCAGAACAGCCAACATAATGGAGAACAGAACCCCCCGGAGATCCAAAACAGCCAACCTTATGGGGAACAGAACCCCCTGGAGATCCAGAACAGCCAACCTTATGGGGAACAGAACCCCCTGGAGATCCAGAACAGCCAACCTCATGGAGAACAGAACCCCCCAGAGATCCAGAACAACCAACGTAATGGAGAACAGAACCCCCCGGAGATCCAGAACAGCTAA